taatGTTTTATCCGCATACTTTTGCATGTAAAATTTATGCCATAAACAAGCAATCAAAGATCCAAtccaatataaaaattaaaaccaacaaGGGGATGAAACCCTTAACAATAATTAACATATCTTATATTAGCATAAAAGGCAATAAATTAAGATCCTAGCCAATATGAACATCACAACCAAAGTCATTAAGGAAATACAGTCACTCCCACATACAAAAGAGCTAGGTGGCCACCAAGAAGGGATGGTCATGCGCTCACCCCTCTCTCTTTCGTTAACGTGGTCGTACTTTCATACTATAAATAAttgaaggatatatatataacctgcTTTTGAAAAGGTTTCATGCGACGTAAACGATGATATTAGGGGTcacatataattttaaaataaagtcttaaaaaatatattttctaacaaCCACTATATTTAcgactaaattttcaaattattatataaaaacatACCTGGTTTAGTAtcagtcatatatatatatatatatatagtcaactTTAAATTCATATTGTTAAACGCAAGGGGCTAGGTTTGGCTCAATCTCCCTCCTAGCTATTATTGTCCTTTCTttaggaaataattttttttgaatcttGTGATAAACGTGCAACTAAATTAAGTTTTCCCTTGACTCTTTGTTAGATCTACATGtttctttaattaataattttctcaaattgtGTGTTCCTCGTGACAAAAATACAACTAAAATGATTGTttgagatgtatatatatataaggagaaGAGTTATATGTTTCTTCAATAACTTTCTCACCGTGTTCATGAGATTACCATCGAGCTTTCCGATGGAAATAATGACTTCCTCCGCCTTCTCCACCTCATGTTGCCTTCCGCTTAATTGCCCAAGAAGGGTAGTTTGGCCACAgcatatatatagaagaatcaGCAAGCAAAGCCTCCCAATAATCCCGCCCTTGATGATCGTCTCAAAGTTGAATGAGTTACAGCAAGTGCATCCACGGCGATCAGCTCAGTACCATCCCAGCGTTTGGGACCTCAAACTCATCGAGTCCTTAAGCACCCCCTACACTGTAAGTCTACTTATTCTTACGTCTTAGATCATTGCTTATTTTAAAAGTGCTtcttaatttaatcatttaatcaatacgtCATCTTTCAGTATGAGTTGTATGGTACCCAATTTGAGGAGTTGAAACGAAGCGCTAAATGCTTGCTGACGTCCACCAAAGACCCTTGTGCTCTATTGAAGCTTGCTTCCACGATGCAGCGGTTGGGAGTTGCTTACCACTTTGAAAAGGATATTGAAGACGCTCTTGCTCTTTTGTATCCAAATCTCACTACCAATCTTCACACCACTGCTTTGCAGTTACGAGTTTTAAGACAAAATGGTTTTTCGATTAGCTCAGGTACTGATGTCATAGTTTCACCAAATCtatatctttttcattttctttctatgAAGCATATCTGAGTGATTTTGGCAAAACAGACGTGTTTGACAAATTCAGAAACAGCGATGGGAGATTCATGGACAACTTAAGCAGTGACATGGAGGGACTTctgagtttgtatgaagcctCACACCTTGGGATgcatggagaaaatattttggaagAAGGCAAAGATTTTAGCATAAAAAACCTGAAATCATTGATAGGAAAATTGGAGAGTGATTCAGCTAAGCAAGTGAAACAGTCACTGGAAATCCCCCTGTATTGGAGGATGCCAAGAGTTGAAGCTCGAAGCTTCATTGATGTGTATCAAAGGGATATGGCAAAGAACTTGACTTTGCTTGAGCTGGCTAAGCTGGATTACAATTTAGTGCAATACGTATATCAACAAGAAGTTAAAGAGTTATCAAGGTAACGTTTACTTTCATCCATATCCACGCTTTCATGGAACACTTGCAGAAAGATTGACatctttgaaatttgattcaaaccTATAGGTGGTGGAGAGACTTGGGTTTTAAAGATAAGCTACCCTTTTCAAGGGACAGGTTAATGGAGAATTATT
This window of the Corylus avellana chromosome ca5, CavTom2PMs-1.0 genome carries:
- the LOC132182304 gene encoding probable terpene synthase 9 encodes the protein MYIYIRRRVICFFNNFLTVFMRLPSSFPMEIMTSSAFSTSCCLPLNCPRRVVWPQHIYRRISKQSLPIIPPLMIVSKLNELQQVHPRRSAQYHPSVWDLKLIESLSTPYTYELYGTQFEELKRSAKCLLTSTKDPCALLKLASTMQRLGVAYHFEKDIEDALALLYPNLTTNLHTTALQLRVLRQNGFSISSDVFDKFRNSDGRFMDNLSSDMEGLLSLYEASHLGMHGENILEEGKDFSIKNLKSLIGKLESDSAKQVKQSLEIPLYWRMPRVEARSFIDVYQRDMAKNLTLLELAKLDYNLVQYVYQQEVKELSRWWRDLGFKDKLPFSRDRLMENYLWAMGMIFEPQFSKCRIGLTKFVCILSAIDDMYDIYGSLDEIECFTDAVDRWEMEAMEDLPEYMRICYLAMLNFANEVVFDVLKDHGVNTFPYIKEAWANLCRSYLVERRWFSSGYTPTLNEYLGNAWISVGGPSAMVHAYVLLGCTITKDALDCLKHGSELLYWASLITRLSDDLGTSEAESKRGDVAKSIECYMVQESVSKEEAQDHIRGLISYSWKKLNEESAKNSMPKSIVKMSLNMARTAQFLFQNGDGIGTSTGVIKDHLTSLIVKQIPY